GGCAAGTATCATATTGATGTTGAACCGGAACCGGCGCGCTTCGCGCCGGTTTCCAAACTCAACCATATTGAACTCAACCGCTGCCTCGGATGCCTGCAATGCGCCCGGCGCGACTGCATATACGATGTTTTTACCGACAGAAAATTTCTTCCGCGCGAACTCGTGGATTCAGCCAACCGCCTCTGCAAGGCCTGCATGCGCTGCGTCCAGGAATGCCGCAACCGGATACTGATCAAGGCCCTTAATCCGGAATACCTGGAACTGGGCAACGCTTACTGGACGCCCGAAATTATCACCTCGCTCTGGAACCAGGCCGCCACCGGCAAAATCCCCGTATCCGGCGCCGGCTACGAAGGGCCCTTTTCCGGCGAAGGTTTTGACGACATGTGGACGGACATGTCGGAAATCGTCCGGCCCACGAGGGACGGCATTCACGGCCGCGAATACATCAATACCGCCATTGACATCGGCCGCAAGCCCGGCCGCCTCCATTTCAAGGACGGCCAACTGCTGGACGAATTGCCGCCGATTGTCTCATCCCCTCTGCCCATTTTGCTGGACCTGCCGCCGGCCGCGCGCCGCTGGAGCGCCGTGAAACAGGCGGTGCTGCATGCGGCCCGCCAGCTTAAACTCCTGGTGTTTGACGACGCGCCGCAATCGCCGGACGAACACGTCTTCGCCCGCTATGCGCCGGAAACGGACGTCGGCCCCGATTGCCCGCACCGTCTGTTTGAATTCTGCCTGGAATCAGCCGAGCCGGAAATTGTCCGGCGTCTGGCCGCCCGGATACGGACCTTGAGCCGGCGCCGGCCGGACGCGATAATCGGCGTTGCCGTGCCCCTTGAACCGCGCACGCAGGAGGCCGTTTTGCATTTTGTTGATCAGGGGATAAGCGTTCTGCGCGTTTATGCCGACCGGAACGGCCGCGAGTTTTCAAAATCATACCCGCGTTTTATCAAAGAAGCGGTGCGCGCAATTCATCTGGCGCTCGTGCAAACCGGCCGGCGGGATTGCGTCACGCTTCTGGCCGGCGGCGGCATTGCCATGGCCGAACACGTGGCCAAGCTGATCGCGTGCGGGGCGGATGGCGCGGTCATGGATGAGGCTCTGCTCGCGGCGCTGGAATGCCGGATATGCCGGCAATGCGCGGCGGAATGCCCGGTGGCGCTGGAATCAATGGACGCGGCCTGGGGCGCGCAGAGAATCACCAACCTGCTGGGCGCCTGGCATTCCCAGCTGATTGAGGTGCTCGGCGCCATGGGTTTGCGCGAGATACGCCGGTTGCGCGGCGAAATCGGGCGTGTGATGTTCTTCAAGGACCTGGAAAAAGAATGCTTTGCGCCGATCTTCGGGAAAAGAAAGGATTAATTAGCCACAAAAAGGCACAGAATGCACACCCTGACTTTTATTTTGTGATTTTCGTGCATCTTTGTGGCAAATTCTATACATGAATCAGATTCAAACAATGCCGTCCCGCTTCAGGAATCCGATCGGGAAATTCACAGTGCACCGCGCGGAAAACTGCGCGCAGTGCGGAAAATGCGCCGCGGTCTGTCCGCACGGAGTTCACGCCAAGGGCGGCGATAAAATGCTCCGGCCGCGGTCCCACCTTTGCGCGGGATTGGCCTGCGCGCGCGCGGCAGACGGATGCGTCCTGCAATGTCCGGCCCGGGCTTTGAGCGTGGAGATCAACCCCGTTTTTCAGGCGCTGGGCGATTACCGCTGGACCGGCGATCTGATCCTCTCCACCTGGCACCAGGCCGCCACCGGGCAACTGCCTTACATGGAAATGGAAAACGACTGCGGCGCGTCCGGCGGCGGGCTGGACCGCATCCGCATTTTATTGCCGGAAAAGACCTCCGGCATCAGCCCGGACCAGGTGGATTTACGTCTGAACCTGAACCGGCGCGGCGACGGCCGGCCGGAAGTGGTTATTGATCTGCCGATCTACGGCGGCGGCATGTCGTTCGGCTCCATCAGCCAGAACACGATGGCGGCCCGCGCCCGCAACGCCGAAGCCTGGAACACATTCACCTGCACCGGCGAGGGCGGCTACCCGGAAGCGTTGTATCCCTACGACCGGCACGTCATCACCCAGGTCGCAACCGGTCTTTTCGGCGTGCGCGAAGAAACCATTCAGCGTGTCCGCATGGTTGAATTCAAATACGCGCAGGGCGCCAAGCCGGGCCTGGGCGGGCACCTGCTGGGCGACAAGGTTACCGCGGCGGTTGCCAGAATGCGCGAGTCGGTCGCGGGCAACGCCCTCTTTTCGCCCTTTCCGTTTCATTCGGTTTATTCCATTGAGGATCATAAAAAACACGTGGACTGGATCAAGCACGTCAATCCGCGCGCGCTGGTTTCCGCGAAAGTATCCACGCCGGCGGACGTGGAGATGGTGGCGGTCGGCAGTTATTACGCCGGCGCGCACGTGATCCATCTGGACGGCAGTTACGGCGGCACGGGCGCCGCTCCGGAAATTGCCAAAAAGAACATTGCCATGCCGATTGATTACGCCATCAATAAAACCCACCGTTTCCTCGCGCAGGAAGGCATCCGGGAAAAAATCGTCCTGATCGCGTCGGGCGGACTGCGCACGGTCCATGATATTTTCAAGGCCATCGCCCTGGGCGCGGACGGCGTGGTGATCGGCACGGCCGAAATCGTGGCGCTGGAATGTCTGCGCTGCAAAAACTGCGAAAGCGGACGGGGCTGCTCGCGGGGCATCGCCAGCACGGACCCCGAACTGGCCGCGCTTTTCACGGCGGACTGGGCGTTTCAACGGCTCTACAACCTGTATGCCTCCTTCGCCGCCCAACTGCGCGGACTGCTGGCCGCCTGCGGCCTGACCCGTGTAACGGAACTGACAGGACGCACCGATCTCCTGACGCACCTTGATTACCAGAGGGAACAAAAATGAGCGACATCCCGGATACAATAATCCGCGCGCGGGCGGCCCTCGCCGGCGGCGGCGCTTACCCCGCGGAAAAAATCCGCAAAACCGACGACGAGGGCGGCTGCGGCGTGGTGGGCTTTGCCGCCAACGTGAAAGTGCCGGGGCGGCACATTTTTCAACCATCCATACAGATGCACAACCGCGGCAACGGCAAAGGGGGCGGCATCGCCGCGGCCGGCCTGGATGCGGCCTATTTCGGCGTAACGCAGGAAATTCTTGAAAACTGCTATCTCCTCCAGATCGCCTTTCTGGATTCGGGCGTAACGAACGAGTTGGAAAGGGAATTCATCCTCCCCTTCCTTGACGTGGCGCATTCCGCCGCGGCGCCCATGATGGAAGATTACCGCGGGCTTGGCCTGGACACGCGTCCGCCGGATGTAAGACGCTATTTCGTGCGCGTAAAGCCCGCGGCACTCGAAAAATTCTCCGCCGGTTTTCCCGGCCTGAAACCGAGGCAGGCGGAGGATGAATTCATCTGGCAGAATTCGTTTAAAATCAACCGGCAATTTTACGCCGCGCTGGGCGAAAAGAAGGCGTTTGTGCTCTCGCACGCGCGCAACCTGCTGATTCTGAAAATCGTGGGATACGCCGAGCAGACGGCGCAGTATTACCGCATGGAAAACATGCCGGCGCACATCTGGATCGCGCACCAGCGGTTTCCCACCAAGGGCCGCGTCTGGCACCCCGGCGGCGCGCACCCCTTCATCGGCATGAACGAGGCGCTGGTGCACAACGGCGATTTCGCCAATTATTATTCCGTGTGCGAGTATCTCCGCCAGCGCAACATGGAGCCCCAATTTCTGACGGATACGGAGGTGGCGGTGCAGATTTTTGACCTCTGGAGCAGGGTCTATCAATATCCGCTTGAATACGTCATTGAAGCCCTGGCGCCGACCACCGAGCTGGATTTTGACCGACTCCCCGAGGATAAGCGCCGGCTCTACGGCGCCATCCAGGCCGCCCACATCCACGGCTCGCCGGACGGCCCCTGGTTTTTTATCATCGCTTCCAGCCATCCGGACAAACCTGAATACCGCCTCATGGGCATCACCGACACCTCCATGCTGCGCCCCCAGGTTTTCGCCATGAGCGATGACGGAAAAACCCAGATCGGATTGTGCGCTTCCGAAAAACAGGCGATTGACGCGGTCCTGGAAAGCCTGGCAAAAGAAGACAAGCGCTTCCACCCGGCGGCCGACAAATACTGGAACGCGCGCGGCGGCAGCCACACCGACGGCGGCGCCTTTGTCTTCACGCTGAACGGGACCGGCAAACAAATCCGGCTCGCCTGCGCGAATAAATTCGGCGCGCCCCTAACCATAAAATCCGGCGTTGCATGGGACGGCTCCGCGCCGGCGGCGGATAATGGCCCGGCCGAACTCCGCGCAACCGCGCTTCAACTTCTGGAAAAACAACGGGCCGAAGAGCTTTTTGAAAAAACGGCGCGCGAAACCGCCTCCGGCTCTTTCACGGCTTTGCAGAACATCATTGAAGTCGCCGCTTCCCGGGGCGCGGCCGGAACGGCGCGCGCGGCCCTTGACGTTCTGACCTCGTTGCACGACCGGCGCTATGACCTCGGCCGTAAAAAACGGAGCTCCGTGCTGGAAATTATCCGGAACGGCATTGTCCGCCTGCTGGATGGAACGCCGCCCATTGAC
The Kiritimatiellia bacterium DNA segment above includes these coding regions:
- a CDS encoding glutamate synthase-related protein, with amino-acid sequence MNQIQTMPSRFRNPIGKFTVHRAENCAQCGKCAAVCPHGVHAKGGDKMLRPRSHLCAGLACARAADGCVLQCPARALSVEINPVFQALGDYRWTGDLILSTWHQAATGQLPYMEMENDCGASGGGLDRIRILLPEKTSGISPDQVDLRLNLNRRGDGRPEVVIDLPIYGGGMSFGSISQNTMAARARNAEAWNTFTCTGEGGYPEALYPYDRHVITQVATGLFGVREETIQRVRMVEFKYAQGAKPGLGGHLLGDKVTAAVARMRESVAGNALFSPFPFHSVYSIEDHKKHVDWIKHVNPRALVSAKVSTPADVEMVAVGSYYAGAHVIHLDGSYGGTGAAPEIAKKNIAMPIDYAINKTHRFLAQEGIREKIVLIASGGLRTVHDIFKAIALGADGVVIGTAEIVALECLRCKNCESGRGCSRGIASTDPELAALFTADWAFQRLYNLYASFAAQLRGLLAACGLTRVTELTGRTDLLTHLDYQREQK
- a CDS encoding glutamate synthase translates to MSDIPDTIIRARAALAGGGAYPAEKIRKTDDEGGCGVVGFAANVKVPGRHIFQPSIQMHNRGNGKGGGIAAAGLDAAYFGVTQEILENCYLLQIAFLDSGVTNELEREFILPFLDVAHSAAAPMMEDYRGLGLDTRPPDVRRYFVRVKPAALEKFSAGFPGLKPRQAEDEFIWQNSFKINRQFYAALGEKKAFVLSHARNLLILKIVGYAEQTAQYYRMENMPAHIWIAHQRFPTKGRVWHPGGAHPFIGMNEALVHNGDFANYYSVCEYLRQRNMEPQFLTDTEVAVQIFDLWSRVYQYPLEYVIEALAPTTELDFDRLPEDKRRLYGAIQAAHIHGSPDGPWFFIIASSHPDKPEYRLMGITDTSMLRPQVFAMSDDGKTQIGLCASEKQAIDAVLESLAKEDKRFHPAADKYWNARGGSHTDGGAFVFTLNGTGKQIRLACANKFGAPLTIKSGVAWDGSAPAADNGPAELRATALQLLEKQRAEELFEKTARETASGSFTALQNIIEVAASRGAAGTARAALDVLTSLHDRRYDLGRKKRSSVLEIIRNGIVRLLDGTPPIDHAAPSANGFRRITWETRNKLRAPVQGENALVVDARGFPPEGEECDAMLLVKAAETGWRQFIVYGLHGQRFHGCGFGPNSENIRVDLYGSPGDYAASGMDGCELFIHGDAQDQLAQILKNGKLVVYGNVGQTFMYGAKGGSVFVMGDAAGRPLINAVGRPRVVINGTCLDFLAESFMAGDPLNGGGFVIVNGIAFLDNGAWEPLALPYPGSNLFSLASGGALYIRDPRQTVIPPQLNGGHIVELSRADWALIKPVLEENERLFGVKVDKLLTVDGVRLPPARVYRKIAPIQASLLERDLADDDE
- a CDS encoding glutamate synthase-related protein, with translation MSGKYHIDVEPEPARFAPVSKLNHIELNRCLGCLQCARRDCIYDVFTDRKFLPRELVDSANRLCKACMRCVQECRNRILIKALNPEYLELGNAYWTPEIITSLWNQAATGKIPVSGAGYEGPFSGEGFDDMWTDMSEIVRPTRDGIHGREYINTAIDIGRKPGRLHFKDGQLLDELPPIVSSPLPILLDLPPAARRWSAVKQAVLHAARQLKLLVFDDAPQSPDEHVFARYAPETDVGPDCPHRLFEFCLESAEPEIVRRLAARIRTLSRRRPDAIIGVAVPLEPRTQEAVLHFVDQGISVLRVYADRNGREFSKSYPRFIKEAVRAIHLALVQTGRRDCVTLLAGGGIAMAEHVAKLIACGADGAVMDEALLAALECRICRQCAAECPVALESMDAAWGAQRITNLLGAWHSQLIEVLGAMGLREIRRLRGEIGRVMFFKDLEKECFAPIFGKRKD